The Micromonospora sp. WMMD961 genome has a segment encoding these proteins:
- a CDS encoding helix-turn-helix domain-containing protein produces the protein MVTTQAAALHGDPYQADCPTRRILDRIGDRWTVLIVSVLGDGDARFSELRRRIEGVSQKMLTQTLRGLERDGLVRRTVYPEVPVRVEYALTEAGRTLLEPLRALQRWSIEHLGDVSAAQDAYDKR, from the coding sequence TTGGTAACCACCCAGGCCGCGGCCCTCCACGGCGACCCGTATCAGGCCGACTGTCCGACCCGGCGCATCCTCGACCGCATCGGCGACCGATGGACCGTCCTGATCGTCAGCGTCCTGGGCGACGGGGACGCCCGCTTCTCCGAACTGCGGCGGCGCATCGAGGGCGTCTCGCAGAAGATGCTGACCCAGACCCTGCGAGGGCTGGAACGAGACGGCCTCGTGCGCCGCACGGTGTACCCGGAAGTGCCGGTCCGGGTCGAGTACGCGCTCACCGAGGCCGGCCGGACACTGCTGGAGCCGCTGCGTGCGCTCCAGCGGTGGTCGATCGAGCACCTCGGCGACGTGTCGGCGGCACAGGACGCCTACGACAAGCGGTAA
- a CDS encoding NAD(P)H-binding protein, whose amino-acid sequence MSRITVLGGTGYAGSAIVAEAAARGHEVTAFSRSVPADRVPGVAYVRGDVTDEAALSSVISGADVVVGALAPRGSLAGSFRDVYAMITRLADAERIPLYVVGGFSSLRPASGAPRYVADLSHAPAAYHDELVTVAALVTDDLPATPETLDWVFVSPAGRFGAHVPGERLGTYRVGDDVAVQPGDGGAISGPDYALGFVDLIEKGEHRRAHLNLGY is encoded by the coding sequence ATGTCTCGCATCACCGTCCTCGGCGGTACCGGGTACGCAGGATCGGCCATCGTCGCCGAGGCTGCCGCTCGCGGTCACGAGGTCACCGCGTTCAGCCGGTCGGTTCCGGCCGATCGCGTCCCGGGCGTGGCCTACGTCCGGGGCGACGTCACCGACGAGGCAGCGCTGAGTTCGGTGATCTCGGGCGCCGACGTCGTGGTCGGCGCGCTCGCACCGCGTGGTTCGTTGGCGGGCTCCTTCCGGGACGTGTATGCCATGATCACTCGTCTCGCCGACGCCGAGAGGATTCCGCTGTACGTCGTCGGCGGCTTCTCGTCGCTGCGCCCCGCCTCGGGAGCGCCCCGCTACGTCGCGGACCTGAGTCACGCCCCCGCCGCGTACCACGACGAACTCGTCACCGTGGCGGCGCTGGTCACCGACGATCTCCCGGCCACGCCAGAGACGCTCGACTGGGTGTTCGTGAGCCCGGCGGGCAGGTTCGGTGCGCACGTGCCCGGAGAGCGGCTGGGCACCTACCGGGTCGGTGACGACGTCGCCGTTCAGCCCGGGGACGGCGGAGCGATCTCCGGCCCGGACTACGCGCTCGGGTTCGTCGACCTGATCGAGAAGGGCGAGCACCGCCGGGCCCACCTCAACCTGGGGTACTGA
- a CDS encoding sodium:calcium symporter yields the protein MPSVIALLTALVAILFAGGALARTADELADRTGMGEAVAGALLLGAVTSLPGIATTIIGSVRQDAEFALANPIGGIAVQTVWLAIADLLYRRSNIEHAAASLENVLQSLVLVALLCLPVVAYATPELTVFWVHPASLLIPVIYLYGLVLLRRLRREPMWFARRTADTRQDVPAATPSGVSLRRLWFRLAALAAVVAATGYLIGQGGLGVVAASGLPSGFVGFTLTTAITSLPELITLIAAIRIGALTLGIGNILGGNAFDALMIFLADATYRSGSIYSEANLSGLLFTGMTTLMTATLAAGLIIRERRGIGFEGVAIPIIYLATVVLLLIRPG from the coding sequence GTGCCGAGCGTGATCGCGTTGCTCACCGCACTGGTGGCGATCCTGTTCGCCGGCGGGGCGCTGGCCCGGACGGCGGACGAGTTGGCGGACCGGACCGGGATGGGCGAGGCGGTGGCCGGTGCCCTGTTGCTCGGCGCGGTGACCTCGCTGCCCGGCATCGCCACCACCATCATCGGTTCGGTTCGGCAGGACGCCGAGTTCGCCCTCGCCAACCCGATCGGTGGCATCGCGGTGCAGACGGTGTGGCTGGCCATCGCCGATCTGCTCTACCGCCGGTCCAACATCGAGCACGCGGCGGCGTCGCTGGAGAACGTCCTGCAGTCGCTGGTCCTGGTGGCGTTGCTCTGCCTGCCCGTGGTGGCATATGCGACGCCTGAGCTCACCGTCTTCTGGGTGCACCCGGCGAGCCTGTTGATCCCCGTGATCTATCTGTACGGTCTGGTGCTGCTGCGCCGGCTGCGCCGGGAACCGATGTGGTTCGCCCGCCGCACCGCCGACACCCGCCAGGACGTGCCCGCCGCGACACCGTCGGGTGTAAGCCTCCGCCGGTTGTGGTTCAGGCTGGCCGCGCTGGCCGCCGTGGTGGCCGCCACCGGCTACCTGATCGGGCAGGGCGGACTCGGTGTGGTGGCCGCTTCGGGCCTGCCCAGCGGATTCGTGGGCTTCACACTCACCACGGCGATCACCTCGCTACCGGAGCTGATCACCCTCATCGCGGCGATCCGCATCGGGGCGCTGACACTCGGCATCGGCAACATCCTCGGTGGCAACGCCTTCGACGCCCTGATGATCTTCCTGGCCGACGCCACCTACCGGTCCGGATCGATCTACTCCGAAGCGAACCTGTCGGGCCTGCTGTTCACCGGAATGACCACTCTGATGACCGCCACGCTGGCAGCTGGGCTGATCATCCGGGAACGCCGGGGAATCGGCTTCGAGGGGGTCGCCATCCCCATCATCTACCTGGCCACCGTGGTGCTACTGCTGATCCGGCCCGGCTGA